One segment of Comamonas thiooxydans DNA contains the following:
- the hemF gene encoding oxygen-dependent coproporphyrinogen oxidase, which yields MTQASSTSVADQLPAAEVREYLMGLQTRITEALEAIEGEGGARFLSDAWHKEPGEKLQGNGVTKIMEGGRVFERAGCGFSHVRGPQLPPSATQHRPELAGAPFEAMGVSLVFHPRNPLVPTVHMNVRMISAGHEGQPKTCWFGGGMDLTPVYGFEEDAVHFHQTCRDALAAFGEPLYPRFKQWCDEYFFLKHRNEQRGIGGIFFDDFSELGQQQSFAMLRSVGDAFLKAYLPIVERRRNAEYTQQQVDFQRYRRGRYVEFNLVWDRGTHFGLQSGGRTESILLSMPPHADWSYQREDAPGTPERDLLEKFLIRRDWL from the coding sequence ATGACCCAGGCATCCTCAACTTCCGTGGCTGATCAGCTGCCTGCGGCCGAGGTGCGTGAGTACCTGATGGGTCTGCAGACCCGCATCACCGAGGCGCTGGAAGCGATCGAAGGCGAGGGTGGTGCGCGGTTTCTGTCAGATGCCTGGCACAAGGAGCCAGGCGAGAAGCTGCAAGGCAACGGCGTCACCAAGATCATGGAGGGCGGGCGCGTGTTCGAGCGCGCAGGCTGCGGTTTCTCGCATGTGCGCGGGCCACAGCTGCCGCCTTCGGCCACACAGCACCGGCCCGAGCTGGCAGGGGCACCGTTCGAGGCCATGGGCGTGTCGCTGGTGTTTCATCCGCGCAACCCCCTGGTTCCCACGGTGCACATGAATGTGCGCATGATTTCGGCCGGCCATGAGGGGCAGCCCAAGACCTGCTGGTTTGGCGGCGGCATGGATTTGACGCCGGTCTACGGCTTTGAGGAAGATGCCGTGCATTTCCACCAGACCTGCCGCGATGCGCTGGCAGCGTTTGGCGAGCCGCTCTATCCACGCTTCAAGCAATGGTGCGACGAGTACTTCTTTCTCAAGCATCGCAACGAGCAGCGCGGCATTGGCGGCATCTTCTTCGATGACTTCAGCGAACTGGGACAGCAGCAGAGCTTTGCCATGCTGCGCTCGGTTGGCGATGCCTTTCTGAAGGCCTATCTGCCCATCGTGGAACGCCGCCGGAATGCGGAGTACACGCAGCAGCAGGTGGATTTCCAGCGCTACCGTCGTGGCCGCTATGTGGAATTCAACCTGGTCTGGGACCGGGGCACGCATTTCGGCCTGCAGTCCGGCGGCCGCACGGAGTCCATCCTGCTGTCCATGCCCCCTCATGCGGACTGGAGCTATCAGCGTGAGGATGCGCCCGGTACGCCCGAGCGCGATCTTCTCGAGAAATTCCTGATTCGCCGTGACTGGCTCTGA